Below is a genomic region from Ketobacter sp. MCCC 1A13808.
GATTTTTCGGCTTGGCGGCATAGGGACTAACCTCTTCCTGAACGAGTACAGCAGCAGATGCTGCGACCGGCTCTGGCTGTTCTACCGTGGCAACGTGTTGCTGCAACCCCGCTTGTTGCACCTGATGGCGGATTGCGGATACCTGCGAGAGCAGATTCTGCCGACAAGCCGACGCGTTATACTGGGCATCCGTCACCTGCTGTTCATAGGCCACGCCACTGGCAACGGCAGACCTTACTAATTCGGCTGCCTGACGATCAGCGAGCTGCAGCTGTTCACTCACCTGCTCCAGAACCCGTTTGGTGGCCTGCAACTTTCCGCTATCCTCCATCGGGCTCTGCAGTAGCTTTTCAGCTACAGAACAGCTGTCCATAACGCGCTTGAAGCCCGCTAGCGTGCGCTCCGTTTCCAGAGCCACACGGCTTCGTTTTACTTTCGCTAACGAAATTTTCTCCACCAGCTGGTCGCAACGCCGAAACTGCACACCGAGCGAACCTACCCGCAAAACCGTGGGGGTTACTGCAAGTGCCTGCTGGCTCATGGTTTCATACTCATTGAATTTTGTCTGGGCCTGGGTCAGCGCGCCTTGGTCCAAGGCCATGCGGACCTCCCCGCAGCGATCCAGACTCGCTTGGGCCAACGTCATAGCTTCCAGTCTGGCAATATTATCCTCTACCAGACTGCAGCGCCGGGCTTCCCGCTGGATGTAACTATTGTCCTGAACCACCTGCGCCGCGATCGTCTTGGCGCGCTCCAGATGCGATAAATATTGTGCAAAATGCTCGCGCGCAGCAGACGCGTCCGTTCTACTCACTTTCGATGCCTGATTGCAATACTCCAGGCCCGCTCTGAACACCTGATCAGCTACCACATCCGCGGCGTCATTCTGTCCAGCAGTGACGGTGGTTGCCGCACACAGACCACTGCAAAAAGCGGCCAACATCCAATATTTCATAAGTCCCTCACATCCCGACGGTCATTTAACATCTTTATAAAAGGCTAGCAGTGAACCTCCTCGGCAGTGGGATGAAAGTTTGAACAGCCCCACAATAAAACGGGCACTAAGTGGCACTTCCGGGCAATAAATTGGTCAATGTGAACACTGCCACAATGGCTCTGTGAACTGGGTTGCCGCATTGAAAATGCATAACAAGGGAGTAGAATCCTTCACTGCACAACCTTTTCGCGTTGGGATTTTTCATTAACTGGATATTTACAATGACTAAAATATACGAAGACAATTCTTTCACCATTGGTAATACCCCCTTAGTTCGATTGAAAAATCTAACGCCACATACGGTGTTAGCGAAAATTGAAAGCCGTAATCCGGCGTTTTCTGTCAAGTGCCGCATCGGCGCTAATATGGTTTGGCAAGCAGAAAGTGACGGCTTGTTAAAACCAGGCATGGAGTTGGTCGAACCCACCAGCGGAAATACCGGTATCGCTTTGGCCTATGTCTGCGCCGCACGCGGCTATAAATTAACGCTGACCATGCCGCAGACAATGAGTCTGGAACGGCGCAAGGTACTCAAGGCGCTGGGCGCTAATCTGGTGCTAACAGAAGGTCCGAAAGGCATGAAAGGAGCGATCGCCAAAGCGGCCGAAATTGTGGAACAAAGCGGCGGTAAAACGATTATGCTGCAACAATTCGAAAATCCGGCAAATCCCGGTATCCATGAAAAAACCACCGGCCCCGAAATCTGGGAAGACACGGACGGCGCAGTGGATATTTTCGTAGCCGGTGTCGGCACCGGAGGCACACTCACCGGCGTTAGCCGATATATAAAACACACCAAACAGAAACCCATTCAATCCATCGCAGTAGAGCCAGTGGATTCTCCGGTAATAAGCCAGACATTGGCGGGGGAAGAATTGAATTTCGGGCCTCATAAAATACAAGGTATCGGTGCCGGGTTTGTGCCCGAGAATCTGGACCTGAAAATGGTAGACGGGGTTGAACAGGTGAGCAATGACGATGCCATCAAATACGCCCGCCTGCTGATGGAAAAGGAAGGCATACTTGCGGGTATTTCCTGCGGTGCTGCCGTTTGTGCCGCCATCCGGAGAGCAGACAGACCCGAAAATAAAGGCAAAACCACTGTGGTCATTCTGCCGGATTCCGGCGAACGCTACTTAACGTCGGTGTTATTCGAAGGTGTATTCAGCGACAACGAGAGCGTGCAATAGTAAACGCGCGATGCCCCCTCTGGCGAAAATGATCGGAGGGGATTGGGATTGACCCTGAGCTACGGCTCTTTACGCTCTCGTTCCGCACGCTGATCCACCATTCTAGACCAGGATTCAAAGTCGGTATTTTCGGCATCGAAAATTTCAAAGCCCGCAAAGTACCATCCATCATCACCGGTAGGACTGATCCATTTTACTTCCGTGGTGAGAAAAAACCGCCCCTGTTCCCCGGATATTTCAACCAGAATTTCTGAGATAAGGCCTTGTTCAACAGGCTCACTCATATAAATTTTTAAACCCCGCTGAGAAAGATCAACCGTCTCACAGGCGATAACCTTCTGAATGTACCCACCTTCAGCGTCATCTATGGTTACTTCCAGATAAGCATCTTCTTTGCGGCTTTGTCGTTTATGACTGCGTTGATCTGCCATATTTTATCCTATCGTTTTTCTTTCTGAATACTTCTGACTACCCGTTCCAAGGTACTATCAAAAGCCGACCCTGTATCCAGAATTGAAACTGCGCCGTAGACCATCAAACGCGCCAATTCCTGCTTATCTATTTCCAAAATCTTGATACCGACGCGATTCACGAACACCAATTTATCGCGACCCCGGATTTTTACGGCCAGCTTACACCTTAGTTCGCCCTCAGACGTTTGCTGCGCGATCCACCCGCCCACCTGAATCTGCTCGATTGCTTGCATAGCGGCAGTCATTTCGTGTTCGCTAATAGTTCTGGGGGCTATAAAGTCACCCACCTCATCAGCTTCCGTTTCCGTTTTCTCTAAAGCCAGAGCGGAGTTCTGTAGTATTTCTTCGGTGCGGGATTCGGTTGCGTCAACGCGGTCTACCTTATCCTCTTGCGGCTCTAACAGTAGCGCTGCTTTTCTGGCTTCTTCTTCCTTGGCAGCGCGCAAGCGGGCTTCCGCTTCTGCCTGTCGTTTGCGGGCCGCTTCGCGTTTTTGTTCTTCGTTGGCCTGTAGCCACTTGGCATGTAATTGATTTAACGCGCTTTCAAGTCCCTTATCCCAATAAAGCGTATTCTTAACGACATCGACAACACCGCCTTCGATACCCTGGGCCAGCTGAACCGAATTTTTCTTAGCCACCGTTTTACCACTTTGACTGACTAAAACCCAGGGGGCCTGATCCACCCCTTTCAGAGTTACCCTGCATAATTCATGGGTTCCTTCTGAGGTTTTCATGCGCAACCAGTCACCTTCACTAAGGCCTTCAATTTGATTGAGCGCCTGCTGGCCCACCCGTTTTACTTCCACACTGGACACATGCGTATTAGCATGCCGTAGTGCAGGCGTGTCAGTGAGCGGTGGAATGGCCCCGTTCAGCATCGCGGTTAGTGCCAACTCCAGCGGCTCCAACGTCGCTTCCAATGCCTCTTGATCGTCTGCAACACTTTCCAACAAGGCTTTTATATTTTTTAATAGTACCGGATAGAAACTGCGGTATTTTTCCTGTTCGCCACCGTCATTGGCGACACAATCCAGGCAGAATTCGACTATCGACTCAGTGATCCGTATCTGCCGCTTCCAGGTGGAGCCACTTTCCCCTTCACGCATTGACACGTGAAGCATTGATCGTCGCCATTCACCGTGCAGAAACTCCGTCACCATTTTCGGCAACTGCTTACCGGATGCAATCCGATTTAGCTCATCCACGACTCGGGGTTCAGCGACATTTTCTTTACGACGGGCAGATTCCAGCACCTTCAGCTGCTCTTCGATCTTTTCTACTTTTTCATTCTGACCTGCAAACCAAGCCTGCGCCTCAATACAAATGCTGTTCATATCCCCCGCATCGTCCACAAATTCGTTCAGGATACGCTTTATATAAACATCGAGTTTTTCCCGATAAACCCGACGACTTTTTTCAGTGCTGCTCAACAGGATCAAATACGCTTGATTGAGAAAGCGGCGAACCAGGTTTTGCGGAGTGAAAAAAAAGGAATAGTCCAGAAGGGCGTAGCGCAGAATGGGCAAGCGCAATTTTTCGATCCAGCCACGGGCTTCCTGATCCAGCCCTTGTTCTGTCAGCAACTGATCAAACAACTGATCCAGCAAGCCCACCGCGCCCCAATCCGGTTCGGCAATAGGCAACGCGATCTCCATTCCGCTGCAGCTTTCCGCCAGTATTTGAGTAACCGAACAGTGAACATCGTTTTTGGTTGCGTGCCGTTGCACTTCGATCAGCTTCTGTTTAAGCACCGCCAGAGCGTGCTTCGTCCGGTTCGGGGTCAGCCTGATATTGTCAGTAGGAGGGTCTTCTGCCTGTATTCGCAACAGTTCGATCACCAGCCGCGCCCCGATCCGCACAGGCGCGCTGTTTTCTGCTTCTAAGGCCTTATTTCCGTTCCCGGTGCTGTTATTGTACATCGTTGCTCTTCAAGAATTACTGGGTGCTGGCGGCACTTATCTTTCCGCTGACTACCCCCTTGTGGAAAACCAGAAGCTCACCTGGCTGAATCGGAGTCCAATCCTCGTTATCCGTTAATGGCTCAGTGGCAATAACGGTGACAACATCGTCGGGCGTGGTTTGGTCGCTGAAATTCACCACCATATCATGGTCTTTGAGTCTGGCCTGGCCAAAAGGGCTTCGGCGGCAGATCCAGCCTAATTTGGTCGTACAGTAACAGTATAGATACTTTGAATCACTCAGCAGAATATTAAAAACCCCGAATTTACTAAGGTATAGACAATGTTCATGCAATGCACTGAAAAGTGCACCCTTCGCCGGATAGCGGGTAAACTGCTTTTGTAGCTGGTCCAGAATATAGCAAAGAGCAAATTCGCTGTCCGTGCTTCCCACCGGGCGATAACGGCTTAATTTCTGCTTGCGGACCCCGTTTTTAAGTTGGCCGTTGTGCGCAAAAACCCAGGTTTTTCCCCACAGCTCACGCTGAAAGGGGTGGGTATTTTCCAATGCCACAGGGCCACTATTGGCTTGTCGAATGTGACTGATAACGACGTGGCTTTTTATAGGAAAGCGCCTCACAAAATGAGCCAATTCTGACGTGCTGCTGGCGTCCACATCTTTGAATTCACGCACGCCTTTACCCTCGTAAAAAGCGATCCCCCAGCCGTCCTTGTGCGGCCCTGTTTCACCGCCCCGTTTTATCAGCCCGGCAAAACTAAAACAGATATCAGTCGGCACATTGGCGCTCATTCCCATCAGTTCACACATCCGGCCTTTACTCCGCAACGAATTGATTTACCAACTCTAACAGACCTTAATCTTTTTTGGGGTCATCCAGCTGAAACTCATCGTCGGTCATGTCGACGTCGGGGTATTGTTCGTCCGGGACGCCGTCACTGTCATCACCCACCTCAACGGTTTCGTCGTCTTCGAGCTCGAGCACTGAAGTCTCATTCTGATAGCTTTGCTCCGGTAAAGGCGGCTCCGGCACCGGGTTTACAACGTCCTTCGCAACCACATCAGGTTTCACAGCAGATTCTGCATCCGCGTTTACCTTAGTTTCGGATTTTGGTACAAGCGCCGCATCCTGCTCACTATTTTCAGCCTCGGCTTTGGATTGTTTCTGCTTCTTCTGTTGCTGGACCGCTTCGATTTCCTGCACAACTTTGCTCTGCTCTTCATCGGTTTTGCGCAGAAATTTCATATAGATAAAGATCCCGCCCCCAATGACCACCAGGTTACCCAAAACCACCAATATCCAGGTGGGGTCAAAACCCGTTGGGGATGCGTCGCTTGAATCTGTATTCTCTGCTATCGAATCCGGTTCCGAAACATCCTGCAATTCTTCGCCTTCAGGGGGTTCGTAAAGCTCATCTGCCCCCCCCTCCGGTGGCAGCTCCTCTACTTCCAATGTCGGAATCTCCAATGCACCTTCATCGAAGGTCTCAATCGTCCCCGGTTCACCGGCCGCGAGCTGGTCTCCAGCATCACTATTGGTGATTTCAATGGGCGTGTAATCGACCGTATAGGGACCTTGTACCAATTCAAACGGGTGTCCGTTCAGTGACGTTCCGGACACCCGGACCAGAACTTCATACGCGCCTTTCGAGTCGGTCGCGGGTACATCCAGCGTGTATTTACCGTCACCCAGTTCCACTGCATTTTGTATACTCTTTTCACCTTGTGGGTCGGTAATCTGGGCAACGATCTGGATGTCTTCTGGATTCACCAGGCCCGTTACGGTTTGCAGGTTAAGATATTGCAGGAGGTCACCCTGATTATCACGGTAAGCAGGCGTTACCTCCAACACCTGCTGATGTACCATGACAACCTGTGATTTCTTACGTTTGAAGGTTTTGCCGTCCAGCACAATAGAAAAGGTATGGGTGCCATCCGTGATCGTGCGCCCCAGCTTTGCGCTATAAATACCGTCCGCAGGCACTTTCGGTTCTCCGTCGCTTGACTCAGACAACTTGCCCTCGAAGGTTTCACCGCCCGCCGCGTCCTGACGAAACGTGATCTCCATTAACTTCAGGAAATTGGGATTGGTAATAGTGCGGCCTTTTTCAGACAGGGTCATTTTCATTACCAGGTTTTCACCTTCAAGCACATTTTCAGGCAACCCTTCCATATTCACCTGTAAATTGGACACCACGGTCACTCGGTTATCAGGATCGATATCCGCAACCACTTCCCAATCACCCGGCATCGGGTTATAGACCGTGATTAGGTCGAATTCCTGATCTGCAAACCAACTGACGTTGTGCGACCCCTGCTTGAGACTGTATTGGCTGCCATCCGGCGCCACCAGTTTGGTTTCTGCCATTCCGGATTTTCGGAACACCAACGCGGTAAACTCTTCAATTGAATCGTCAATGGCAAAGTGATTCCCTTCCAGCGGCACCTGATCTGGCACGTTGGCACGATCTGCAGCGGCGACAAAGACGTTCAGCAATTCATCGGCGCTACCGGCGCGGGAAAACGACCCACCCGTGCGGATCGATAATTCTTTTAGGAAGCCAAGGTCAGCATTGTCCGATAACGCAACACTGTGAATGTGAAATCCGGCCTGTTGCAAACGCGGCACGACCTTCTCAAGTATCCTTTGTTTTTCTGCCGCATTACGCTGGGGGTCCTTGGAAATATCCACCTTTCCATCTGACAATAAAACCAGAGTCCGCTCCCATTCGGGGTCAGGCTTGGTTTGCCCCATCGAGGCTTTCTCGAGTGCCAAACCAATATTGGTATACAAACCGGCGGAGTTAATCAGATTCACTTTGCTGACGACACTGGATTTCCATTGCGCCGAGGCCGCCGCTGACGGCACCAGGTTATTCACCATCTGGCCAAAGCTCCAGATTCCGAAGCGGCTGTTGTCCGGCGCCAGATTCAACAAGAGTTTTACTGCGGGAATACGCAAGTTCTGTGGATCTGATTGCTTCATACTGCCTGAAATATCAATGAGTACGCGCATATCCGATTTCGGCTGCTCGGCTGCCTGGCTATTCTGTACCGCATAGAATAGCGTCCACAAAAGTGTGATGAAAACGAGTCCGGATAAAGGGGGTAGCTTCACGCTCACTCCGTCAAGAATTGGTTGGCATTACCACTAAGTTATAGCAGCTATACCGGCAATTTCCTGACAGAGCGGTGACATTTGAACTGTAAACTACTGATTAGATTGAATGAGAACGAAATCAGACGGGGTCTGGTGTGCCGTCGTCCTCAGCAACAGGCTGAGTTTTCCGGTTTTGTTCTCGTTTACTGCGCCAGAAGCGGTATCCCATATCGGCTAGAAACAGCAGCAAAGCGACGACCGCTCCATAACTCAAAAAAGGCACAGCTCTCAGGGGGTTACCCTCTTCCTGCAATGTGATGTCGAATAGCAAAACGAATAGCGCGGGCGCCCAATCCAATCCGCCATCGGTGACCGGTGCAGGCACCAGCAGTGGCGCCACTACGATCAGTCTGAGTGCATTTCGAATGGTTACCCAGGGAATAAACAGGGTCACCCGCCACCAGAACAGTAAAACACCCAGCACAGCTAACAAATACGCTCCCCACGTAGCGGCGTACTCCATACTATCTAACATTCGTATTCCTTCCGGTTAACATTTAACCCAATGAACAATATGGTCTTCCCAATCCTGTTGCTGCACCAGAGAATCCGGAATCGCCCTGCCCCGCGCAGATATTCCAGCTTCATGCACAGATTCACGGCGTCCGGAAATCAGCGGATGCCAATCTGCCAGTGACCGCCCCTCCGCCAGACGGCGATAAGCGCAACTATTGGGTAGCCAATGGAACTCATCGATAGCATCCAGGGTAATTTTGAGGCAATCGGGCACCAGCTTTAATCGGTTCTTGTAATTCTTACAGCTGCACTTATCAATATTCAACAAGTGACACGCAAGGTCCGTATAATAAATCCGGCCACTGTCAGCATCTTCCAGCTTTTGCAAACAGCATAATGCACAACCATCGCATAACGATTCCCATTCCGAATCCGTCATTTGTTCCAGTGATTTATTTTCCCAAAAGCGTTCAGTCATGGCCGCTGCTCGACGTAAGTAGGTTGCTATTCTGAACCGTGAATAGACGGTGGCATCTGCAAATAATAGCCTTTTTCTTTCAGTCCGTTGATCACATCCAACACATTGACTCTTGCCAGTTTGCGGTCCTTGTCCAACACCAGATCCATCACATGACCCGGTTCCCCAAACTGCTTCATCAGATCTTCCGGTAATTCCTCAAACGGCTGCTCTATTTTCAATACATAGATATACATTCCGTCTTTTTTCGGGCTTCTATAAACTGAGCACCGGATACTGCTTTCAGTCATGTGCGGCTGAATCCTCGTGTTGATTAGCTTCGTGATCGGACGATTCGCAATACGCGTCCAGACAAGGTTGTACGGCCTGTTCCCGCCAACCACCGGCATAAGGGCTGGCAGCGGACGTTCCCCTGGACAGCAGATAATCCACCAGATTCGCTTTACTGGATAATAGATCGGCGGGAATTTGCAGTTTTTCGGCCTGGTCAGAAACGACTTTACGCAGTTCTTTATAAAACCGTTGCTGGGATTTGCTTAACGGGCGCGGAATCAAAGGATCGGGAATCGGTTGCTGATAACCTATTTCCACCTGCTCTATCAACTGGTCTCCATATTTGCGGATCTGACTACTCTGCAGACCTATTTCCGCCAACTGGCCTTTTGATTTCGGGCGGTTTTCCACCAAACCATATAGGTTCGCGTCTTTGGCAATAAAGGTTTTGGGCGTATTGATTTCCCGTGCGGTACGTTCACGCCACCCTGCCAGGTAACGCAATGCGGCTTGCTGTTGGGGTTTTAGCTTCCAACCTGCGCCAAACCCCAGATACAACTGATCATCCGCAGGACGGTTTTCATAACGGGTGATCAGCGCGCGGCTCTCCTGTTGAAACCAATCCATTCTGTCCAGAGTGATCAATTTGTCTTCCAGCACATCCGCCAGTTTATGCAGATAGCGCACATCTTCAGCCGCATAGTGAAGCTGACTCTCACTTAGCGGCCGTTTCAGCCAATCGGAGCGGGTTTCTTCTTTTGCAAGGTCGATATCCAGCGCATTTTTAAGCAGGCGTTGCAAACCGGATTGGCGGTCAAAGCCCACAAAACTGGCGGCAATCTGGGTATCAAATAGGTTGACCGGTAACCGGTTCCACAGTCCCCGGAACACGTCCAGGTCCTCCCCTGCGCTGTGCATTAGCAATTGCACATCGGCTGCAAATAGGCGGTCACCCAAAGGGGCAATATCAGCCCGCCTCAAGCCAGTAGGATCGATTAAATAAATAGTCGAATCGGTGGCGACCTGGATCAATCCAGGTTGGGAAAAGTAAGTGTTGGTGCGGACAAATTCGGTGTCCACTGCCAGGCGGGATTGGCCCTGAAGCTGCTCGCAAAGCTTCAACACCAGAGTGTGACTATCGATCCACTGTACATTCACAAGTAAGAATATCTCAGCCTTCAGGCTTTTGGAGTGTCAAAAACTGTGCATTATATAGGGCATAGCCGCGAATGACTATAAACCCAACTGCTTGGCTATGACTTCGTTCATGATTTCGAAGGTACCGCCGCCAATGGCAAGAATGCGATTATCGCGATACAGTCGCTCCACGAGCGTCTCACGCATGTAGCCCATACCACCAAATACCTGAACAGCGTCGTAGGTTGCGCGGTCGCTTACACTGGTAGCAAAGTTTTTCGCCATCGATACTTCTTTAATAACCGAGTCACCCGCCGCGATTCTGGCTGCAACCCGATAGGTGAACTCCCTTGACGCTTCCAGCTGGGTAGCGACCTCTGCCAGTTTATGCCGCAGTGTCTGAAAACCGGACAATGGCTTGCCAAACGCCTTGCGTTCCTTGACGTAACCCAGACACGCGTCCAGAGCCAGTTGCGAGGTGCAATTTGCCATAATCGCCAGATTCAGGCGCTCCATCTGGAAATTCGTCATGATCACATAGAAACCGGCATTTTCCTGACCGATAAGATTCGATTTAGGCACCGCACAATCTTCAAAAAAAAGTTCGGCAGTATCGCTCGCCCACCAGCCCATTTTTTTTAGCTTCCTGCCTACGCTAAATCCGGGAGTGCCTTTCTCGATCAGTAGCAAACTGATGCCACCATAACCCGGCTCACCCGTACGCACCGCTACGGTGTAATAATCGGCGTTGACGCCACTGGTAATGAACGTTTTGGAGCCGGTAACCCGATAGTAGTCCCCGTCTTTGACCGCGCGTGTTTTGAGATTGGCTACATCTGAACCGCCGCTGGGCTCGGTTATTGCCAGACATTGAATTTTCTCTCCAGCAATCACGGGTGCAACTACACGACGCTTTAACTCGTCACTGCCCCAGTTGACAACCGGTGGCAATCCGATATCGATAGACCCCAGACCGGCCGCAACACCGCCAGCGCCACACGCCATTATTTCCTCTGAGGCCGCAATTTTACTGAACACATCCAGCCCCGTGCCACCGTATTGCTCGGGATAACCGATACCCAATATGCCCGCTTGGCCTGCTTTGCGGTACAAGGTACGCGGCAATTCGCCAGCCTCCTCCCATTGCTCTACGTGGGGATTGATTTCCTGCTCGACGAATTTTTTCACCGAGTGGCGGATGAGTTGCTGAGTTTCCCCAAAATAGACTGGGTACGAAGACATGGCGATTCCCTGAGCCCGGAAGTGGATGAGGCTCGAATATACCAAGCGCTTGCTTGGTTCGCAATTTTCGTTTATTCACGTCACGTGGTTTTGCGGGACGAGCCTTTCACCACCGGATCAGCCATGCACCAGCATATGCCCGATCACACCCAGTAGAAAACCCAACACCGCACCAAAAGGGGGGCTCCAATGTCCTCTCATCGCTGATTGCGGCGCTATGTCCTGAAAGATAAGGTACAGTATTCCGCCACTGGCAAAGGTCATAATCCCCGCAGTGAGTTCCGCCTGCTCGCGCAAAAACACATGGCCAATGACGGCGGCAACCGGGCCCAATAGCGAAGCGAAAAAGAGCAGCCGCAGCACGGTCTTGGCACTCACCTTGTTTTGCACCATCTCCCGGTAAGCATTAAATCCCTCAGGAAAATTCTGGATAGCAATAAAGCCCGCCAACAGCATGCCTAACGCGCTGTTACTTGCAAACACAGCGCCCAGCGCCATGGCCTCCGGTATAAAATCCATTAACATCGCCAGAAACTGGGAGACCGCACCACCCCGCTTTGTCAGAAATTGATCCAAAAAGCAGAATACGGCGCTGCCGGCCAGAAAAATCAGGCTCAAATTTAGTACCGAAAGGTTTTGAATACCGGACGGCAGCAGGGCGTAAGCTACGGCGGAAATCAACGTGCCACCGCCAAATGCGACCACACCGTGTATGACCTTGTCTTTTATTTCTGTTTCGGGAGTACGTTCATAGCGGGCCAGCAATCCCCCGACATACGCAGTGATGCCGGCAAACCAGGTAATTGCAGCCACCGTATAAATGGTATTCATACCGGCGTTACTCCAGTCGTTTCCTGCCCTTTAGCGCAAGACTGAGGGTATTGCTATCGACGTATTCCAGATCACCCCCCATTGGCACACCGTGCGCGATTCGTGAGGCGACCACTCCATGCCTGCGCGCCATTTCAGAAAGGTAATGCGCAGTGGCTTCGCCTTCCACTGTTGTGCCAGTGGCAATCACCATTTCTTTCACTTCGCCTTCCGCCAGGCGTTGATCCAGCAACGGAGCACCGATCTCTTCCGGGCCAATGCCATCGATCGGCGACAGGTGCCCCAACAGAAGAAAATAGTAACCGCGGAAACCACCGGATTGATCCAACGCGATCACATCCGCGGGGGTCTCTACCACGCACAACAGACTGGCATCACGACTGGTTTGAGTACAGGTCTGGCATACCTCACTCTCCGAGAAATTGCGGCAACGCTGACAACGACCGATGTTATCCATCGCCAATTGCAGCGTTTGCGCCAGCTTTTCACCGCCATTTCGATCGCGATCCAGCAAATGGAGCGCCATTCTCTGAGCGGATTTAGGTCCAACGCCGGGCAGGCAGGTGAGAGCCTCAATCAAGCGGCTGGTTAACGGGCTAAAGCTCATGGTTCAGCTGTCAAAAAGGCAGTTTAAAGCCGGGCGGCAAATTAATACCCGACGCGAGGCCGCCCATTTTATCTTTATTATTCTGCTCAACCCTGCGTACCGCATCGTTCACCGCAGCCGCCAGCAAATCTTCAAGCACCTCTTTATCCTCACTCAGCAGGCTGTCGTCAATTTGTACCCGACGCACGTCATGGCGCCCGGTCATTAGCACTTTCACCATGCCTGCACCGGATTCACCGGTCACTTCGGTATTTGCCAATTCTTCCTGCATTTTTTGCATGCGCTCCTGCATTTCCTGCGCCTGCTTCATTAAATCACCTAATTGTCCTTTCATGCTCTTACCTATCTTATCGCCCGAGGGCTTCGCTAATCGTCCAGTGGTATCACCGAATTCACATCTAAAGTTGCACCGAAGCTGGATTGTAATGCTTGTACGAAAGGATCAGCCTGCATTAGCTCGATCGCTTCATTTTTTCGTGCCTGTTTATATTGCGCCAGCAACTGGTCGGGGGTTGGCTTAGTTGGCTCCTGAACCAGGATGTCCAGTGTAATCGGTTTGCCCTGGTTTTCCGATATCGCCGTTTCAAGCAACTCCCGGTTTTCCTCCTTATAGAGCGCTTCAAACCGCGGGCTGATAGCCAATACCCAACGCTGTTCGCCTCGCTCCTCCAAAGTGCAATTGCGGGCAAAATTTCGCACCGGGCCGGCCAACTCCAACAGGCCCGTCATATCCGCCCATTCGTCACCCAGCCGGATAACGTTGGTCTTGATCTTAGGCTTGGGCTCTGCAACTGGGTCCGCCTGGGGCTTGTTATTATCGCTAGCTTTACCTTCAGGAGCACTGCGATCTGCACCCTGACTCGCGGTATCCGGTTGAGGAGGTGCACCCGCTTGCGCATTCCTGAAATCCGGATTTTTGACTCCATCTTCTTTTCGCGGCACCGGCTGCCGCGGTTTGGTTGCCACCGGCGTCACGGTGGGTCCCTTTTTGGCTACCTCAGGTGAAGGCTCGGCGCTTCCCAGCACTTGTTTCATTTTCGAAAGATGGTCGTTGGCATTGCCCGACGGGCGGGCCGGA
It encodes:
- the recR gene encoding recombination mediator RecR; translated protein: MSFSPLTSRLIEALTCLPGVGPKSAQRMALHLLDRDRNGGEKLAQTLQLAMDNIGRCQRCRNFSESEVCQTCTQTSRDASLLCVVETPADVIALDQSGGFRGYYFLLLGHLSPIDGIGPEEIGAPLLDQRLAEGEVKEMVIATGTTVEGEATAHYLSEMARRHGVVASRIAHGVPMGGDLEYVDSNTLSLALKGRKRLE
- a CDS encoding YbaB/EbfC family nucleoid-associated protein — its product is MKGQLGDLMKQAQEMQERMQKMQEELANTEVTGESGAGMVKVLMTGRHDVRRVQIDDSLLSEDKEVLEDLLAAAVNDAVRRVEQNNKDKMGGLASGINLPPGFKLPF